Proteins encoded together in one Malaclemys terrapin pileata isolate rMalTer1 chromosome 16, rMalTer1.hap1, whole genome shotgun sequence window:
- the LOC128824939 gene encoding fish-egg lectin-like isoform X1 — translation MMLWEFLLLLPLLAGSSVCFSALDCTEIPGSLKQIDASNGQVFGVNSAGNIYTLYGDSWAQLPGSLKHVTVGPAGVWGVNNNNNIYKLVGGSWQQVTGLLKQIDAGGDMFVTGVNMNDDIYCLSRPAAVSANGASGLPWVNIAGKLKYYSCGLWGCWGVNSADDIYFRFDVTPDPCEGSRWEQIPGKLSMIEVGTEGSVYGVNSAGQVYRRDGITKSNPIGTSWTQMAGFICKCKHVSYDLGQLWLITDQDKIVKCRI, via the exons TCTGCTTTTCAGCTCTGGACTGCACTGAGATACCGGGGTCATTAAAGCAGATTGATGCCAGTAATGGGCAGGTGTTTGGAGTGAACAGCGCAGGCAATATTTACACGCTGTACGGAGACAGCTGGGCCCAGCTGCCGGGCTCCTTGAAACACGTCACGGTTGGTCCTGCCGGAGTCTGGGGtgtgaacaacaacaacaacatctaCAAGCTGGTGGGAGGAAGCTGGCAACAGGTCACAG GGCTGCTCAAGCAAATTGACGCGGGTGGAGACATGTTCGTCACTGGTGTCAACATGAATGATGACATCTACTGTCTGTCTCGTCCAGCAGCGGTCTCTGCGAACGGTGCCTCTGGCTTGCCCTGGGTCAATATTGCAGGAAAGCTGAAGTACTACAGctgtggtttgtggggctgctggggagtTAACTCAGCTGATGATATCTATTTCCGGTTTGATGTCACCCCGGATCCTTGTGAAGGATCCAGGTGGGAACAGATTCCAGGCAAGCTGTCCATGATTGAGGTCGGGACCGAAGGCTCTGTCTACGGCGTGAACAGTGCAGGACAAGTATATCGCAG GGATGGAATCACTAAAAGCAACCCCATCGGCACCTCCTGGACCCAGATGGCCGGTTTCATCTGCAAATGCAAACATGTGTCCtatgacctgggccagctgtggcttATCACTGACCAGGACAAGATTGTGAAATGCCGGATCTAA
- the LOC128824939 gene encoding fish-egg lectin-like isoform X2 translates to MMLWEFLLLLPLLAGSSALDCTEIPGSLKQIDASNGQVFGVNSAGNIYTLYGDSWAQLPGSLKHVTVGPAGVWGVNNNNNIYKLVGGSWQQVTGLLKQIDAGGDMFVTGVNMNDDIYCLSRPAAVSANGASGLPWVNIAGKLKYYSCGLWGCWGVNSADDIYFRFDVTPDPCEGSRWEQIPGKLSMIEVGTEGSVYGVNSAGQVYRRDGITKSNPIGTSWTQMAGFICKCKHVSYDLGQLWLITDQDKIVKCRI, encoded by the exons CTCTGGACTGCACTGAGATACCGGGGTCATTAAAGCAGATTGATGCCAGTAATGGGCAGGTGTTTGGAGTGAACAGCGCAGGCAATATTTACACGCTGTACGGAGACAGCTGGGCCCAGCTGCCGGGCTCCTTGAAACACGTCACGGTTGGTCCTGCCGGAGTCTGGGGtgtgaacaacaacaacaacatctaCAAGCTGGTGGGAGGAAGCTGGCAACAGGTCACAG GGCTGCTCAAGCAAATTGACGCGGGTGGAGACATGTTCGTCACTGGTGTCAACATGAATGATGACATCTACTGTCTGTCTCGTCCAGCAGCGGTCTCTGCGAACGGTGCCTCTGGCTTGCCCTGGGTCAATATTGCAGGAAAGCTGAAGTACTACAGctgtggtttgtggggctgctggggagtTAACTCAGCTGATGATATCTATTTCCGGTTTGATGTCACCCCGGATCCTTGTGAAGGATCCAGGTGGGAACAGATTCCAGGCAAGCTGTCCATGATTGAGGTCGGGACCGAAGGCTCTGTCTACGGCGTGAACAGTGCAGGACAAGTATATCGCAG GGATGGAATCACTAAAAGCAACCCCATCGGCACCTCCTGGACCCAGATGGCCGGTTTCATCTGCAAATGCAAACATGTGTCCtatgacctgggccagctgtggcttATCACTGACCAGGACAAGATTGTGAAATGCCGGATCTAA